A region of Streptomyces sp. NBC_01267 DNA encodes the following proteins:
- a CDS encoding FecCD family ABC transporter permease, with protein MSLAVLLLVAVASIAIGAKAVPIGDVWHGLVHASGQGNDVLVREVRVPRTLLGLLVGSALGVAGAVMQALTRNPLAEPGVLGVNAGASAAVVSAMSFFGVSSFTGYVWFAFAGAAVVSVLVYVLSGSRGATPVRLALAGTAVTAALYGYVNAVQLLDSATLDKLRFWTVGSLATATTGTVSQVWPFVVAGLLVALSIARPLNAMALGDDTARALGAHLTRTRVLAMIAVTLLCGAATAACGPIVFIGLMVPHLVRAVTGPDMRWSLPYAAVLSPVLLLGADVIGRVVARPAELQVGIVTALIGGPVFIFLVRRRRMAQL; from the coding sequence CTGTCCCTGGCCGTGCTGCTCCTGGTCGCCGTCGCGAGCATCGCGATCGGAGCCAAGGCGGTGCCGATAGGCGATGTGTGGCACGGCCTGGTGCACGCCTCGGGGCAGGGCAACGACGTACTCGTCCGTGAGGTACGGGTCCCTCGCACCCTGCTGGGGCTGCTCGTCGGTTCCGCCCTCGGGGTCGCCGGAGCGGTCATGCAGGCCCTCACCCGCAACCCCCTCGCCGAGCCGGGCGTCCTCGGCGTCAACGCGGGGGCCTCGGCGGCGGTGGTCTCCGCGATGAGCTTCTTCGGCGTCAGCTCCTTCACCGGCTATGTGTGGTTCGCGTTCGCGGGCGCCGCCGTCGTCTCGGTGCTCGTGTACGTCCTGAGCGGGAGCCGCGGTGCCACCCCGGTACGGCTGGCGCTCGCCGGTACCGCTGTCACCGCCGCCCTCTACGGCTACGTCAACGCCGTACAGCTGCTGGACTCGGCCACGCTCGACAAACTGCGCTTCTGGACCGTCGGTTCGCTGGCGACGGCCACCACCGGCACCGTCTCCCAGGTGTGGCCGTTCGTGGTGGCCGGGCTGCTCGTCGCGCTGTCCATCGCCCGGCCCCTCAACGCCATGGCGCTGGGCGACGACACCGCGAGAGCGCTGGGCGCGCATCTCACCCGTACCAGGGTGCTCGCGATGATCGCCGTCACCCTGCTCTGCGGGGCCGCGACCGCCGCCTGCGGGCCGATCGTCTTCATCGGGCTGATGGTTCCGCACCTCGTCCGGGCCGTCACCGGACCCGACATGCGCTGGTCCCTGCCGTACGCGGCGGTGCTCTCCCCGGTGCTGCTGCTGGGCGCCGACGTGATCGGCAGGGTCGTCGCCCGCCCGGCCGAACTCCAGGTCGGCATCGTGACCGCGCTCATCGGCGGTCCCGTCTTCATCTTTCTCGTACGCCGCCGGAGGATGGCCCAGCTGTGA
- a CDS encoding ABC transporter ATP-binding protein, protein MSRSKSAPRGNGVAGSPSTQRLTAESVTLGYEQRTIAENLSVEIPDHSFTVIVGPNACGKSTLLRALSRMLKPVRGQVLLDGQAIGSLPAKQVARTLGLLPQSSIAPDGITVADLVARGRYPHQGLLRQWSTDDERIVEESMAATRIGDLADRYVDELSGGQRQRVWIAMALAQQTPLLLLDEPTTYLDIQHQIDVLDLCAELHETQGRTLVAVLHDLNHAARYASHLIAMRDGEIVAAGPPSQVVTAELVEKVFGLPCQIIDDPQTGTPLVVPAGRGARTGRTVTAAS, encoded by the coding sequence ATGTCCAGGAGCAAGAGCGCGCCCAGGGGCAACGGCGTTGCCGGGAGCCCGAGTACGCAGCGGCTCACCGCCGAATCGGTCACCCTCGGCTACGAGCAGCGGACCATCGCCGAGAACCTCTCGGTCGAGATCCCCGACCACTCCTTCACCGTGATCGTCGGCCCCAACGCCTGCGGCAAGTCGACATTGCTGCGAGCCCTTTCGCGCATGTTGAAGCCGGTACGGGGTCAGGTGCTCCTCGACGGGCAGGCGATCGGCTCGCTGCCCGCCAAGCAGGTGGCCAGGACGCTCGGTCTGCTCCCGCAGTCCTCGATCGCGCCGGACGGCATCACGGTCGCCGACCTGGTGGCGCGCGGGCGCTATCCGCACCAGGGGCTGCTGCGGCAGTGGTCGACCGACGACGAGCGGATTGTCGAGGAATCGATGGCGGCGACCCGCATCGGTGACCTCGCCGATCGCTATGTCGACGAACTCTCCGGCGGGCAGCGCCAGCGCGTGTGGATCGCGATGGCGCTGGCCCAGCAGACCCCGCTGCTGCTGCTCGACGAGCCGACCACCTATCTCGACATCCAGCACCAGATCGACGTGCTGGACCTCTGCGCCGAACTGCACGAGACACAGGGGCGCACGCTGGTGGCCGTACTGCACGATCTGAACCACGCGGCGCGCTACGCCAGCCACCTCATCGCCATGCGGGACGGCGAGATCGTCGCCGCCGGGCCGCCCTCCCAGGTGGTCACGGCCGAACTGGTGGAGAAGGTCTTCGGGCTGCCCTGCCAGATCATCGACGACCCGCAGACGGGGACCCCGCTGGTGGTGCCCGCCGGACGCGGGGCCCGCACCGGACGGACGGTTACAGCAGCGTCCTGA
- a CDS encoding TlyA family RNA methyltransferase, which translates to MAGVARRRLDAELVRRSLARSREHASQLIAAGRVTVGGATATKAATQVETSAAVVVRKDDSDPDYVSRGGHKLAGAFAAFVPLGLRVEGRRALDAGASTGGFTDVLLRSGAAQVVAVDVGYGQLAWSLQSDDRVTVKDRTNVRELTLEAIGGEAVDLVVGDLSFIALGLVLPALVRCAGPDADLVLMVKPQFEIGKDRLGSGGVVRSPELRAETVRTVARQAAELGLGVRGVTASPLPGPSGNVEYFLWLRADAPALDPADVERAVAEGPQ; encoded by the coding sequence GTGGCAGGAGTGGCACGCCGACGCCTGGACGCCGAGCTGGTCCGCCGGAGCCTCGCACGCTCGCGGGAGCACGCGAGCCAGCTGATCGCGGCAGGGCGGGTGACGGTCGGCGGCGCCACCGCGACGAAGGCCGCCACCCAGGTCGAGACGAGCGCGGCCGTGGTCGTACGCAAGGACGACAGCGACCCGGACTACGTCTCGCGAGGCGGTCACAAGCTCGCGGGTGCCTTTGCGGCGTTCGTACCGCTCGGCCTGCGGGTCGAGGGACGCCGGGCGCTCGACGCGGGGGCGTCGACCGGCGGATTCACCGACGTACTGCTGCGGTCCGGCGCCGCGCAGGTCGTCGCGGTGGATGTCGGGTACGGGCAGCTCGCCTGGTCGCTGCAGAGCGACGACCGGGTCACCGTCAAGGACCGTACGAACGTACGCGAGTTGACGCTGGAGGCGATCGGCGGGGAAGCCGTCGACCTCGTCGTCGGCGATCTCTCGTTCATCGCGCTGGGACTGGTGCTGCCCGCCCTGGTGCGGTGCGCGGGGCCCGACGCCGACCTGGTGCTGATGGTGAAACCGCAGTTCGAGATCGGCAAGGACCGGCTGGGCAGCGGCGGAGTCGTCCGCAGCCCGGAGCTGCGGGCGGAGACCGTCAGGACCGTGGCACGACAGGCCGCGGAGCTCGGACTCGGAGTACGGGGGGTCACCGCGAGCCCGCTGCCCGGCCCTTCGGGAAATGTCGAGTACTTTCTGTGGCTGCGGGCGGATGCGCCCGCGCTCGATCCGGCGGATGTGGAGCGTGCAGTGGCGGAGGGGCCGCAGTGA
- a CDS encoding SCP2 sterol-binding domain-containing protein, whose amino-acid sequence MATTEECRSALDRLSDNMAQANSQVRSAAALDRSLSCHITDLDVSFTGRLVDGRIQVLDTLQGPPPDRAEIRLAMKGDDLVALVGGELNFAKAWGSGRVRLEAGFRDLLRLRTLL is encoded by the coding sequence ATGGCGACGACAGAAGAGTGCCGCAGCGCCCTCGACAGGCTCTCGGACAACATGGCCCAGGCGAACAGCCAGGTACGCAGTGCGGCGGCGCTCGACCGCTCGCTCAGCTGCCACATCACGGATCTCGATGTCAGCTTCACCGGACGGCTGGTGGACGGCCGCATCCAGGTGCTCGACACACTCCAGGGCCCTCCCCCCGACCGGGCGGAGATCCGGCTCGCCATGAAGGGCGACGACCTGGTGGCGCTGGTGGGCGGCGAGCTGAACTTCGCGAAGGCGTGGGGCTCGGGCCGGGTCCGGCTCGAAGCGGGCTTCCGCGATCTGCTGCGCCTCAGGACGCTGCTGTAA
- a CDS encoding FecCD family ABC transporter permease has protein sequence MKAVHAIRTRGGLSVRVDVRSAVVVLLLAVVALAAGVVLIGSGDYPMAPGDVVRTLLGGGTTAQEFIVDDLRLPRVLVALLVGAALGIAGAVFQSISRNPLGSPDVIGFGQGASVGALTVIVLFHGGAAAVSGGAIVGGLVTGVVVYLLAWKRGVHGYRLVLVGIGAAAMLTACNSYLLTKADLVDATRAVVWMTGSLDGRDWSQVWPLLVTCAVLVPLVLGYGRNLRMLEMGDDAAYALGVRVERTRLVLMLAAVLLTAVATAAAGPIVFVALSAPQLARRLTRAPGANLLPSALMGAALLVVADWTAQRAFGDRQLPVGVVTAVLGGCYLLWLLVSERKAGRI, from the coding sequence GTGAAAGCCGTACACGCGATACGCACCCGGGGAGGGCTCTCCGTCCGGGTCGATGTCAGGTCCGCCGTCGTCGTCCTGCTGCTGGCCGTCGTGGCGCTGGCGGCCGGCGTCGTCCTCATCGGCAGCGGCGACTACCCGATGGCGCCCGGCGATGTCGTCCGTACGCTGCTGGGCGGCGGCACCACCGCCCAGGAGTTCATCGTCGACGACCTCAGGCTCCCCAGGGTCCTCGTCGCCCTGCTGGTGGGGGCCGCGCTGGGCATCGCGGGCGCGGTGTTCCAGTCCATCTCCCGCAATCCGCTGGGCAGTCCGGACGTGATCGGCTTCGGGCAGGGCGCGAGCGTCGGGGCGCTCACCGTGATCGTGCTCTTCCACGGGGGAGCCGCCGCGGTGTCCGGCGGGGCGATCGTGGGCGGCCTGGTGACGGGCGTGGTCGTGTACCTGCTGGCGTGGAAGCGGGGCGTGCACGGCTACCGGCTGGTGCTCGTCGGCATCGGCGCCGCCGCCATGCTCACCGCCTGCAACAGCTATCTGCTCACCAAGGCCGATCTGGTCGACGCGACCCGCGCCGTCGTCTGGATGACCGGCTCGCTCGACGGGCGGGACTGGTCGCAGGTCTGGCCGCTCCTGGTGACCTGCGCGGTCCTGGTACCGCTGGTCCTCGGGTACGGGCGCAACCTCAGGATGCTGGAGATGGGTGACGACGCGGCATACGCGCTGGGGGTGCGGGTCGAGCGGACCCGGCTGGTGCTGATGCTGGCCGCGGTGCTGCTCACCGCGGTGGCCACCGCCGCGGCAGGACCGATCGTCTTCGTGGCGCTCAGCGCGCCCCAGCTCGCCCGGCGGCTGACCCGCGCGCCCGGCGCCAATCTCCTTCCCTCCGCCCTCATGGGCGCCGCCCTGCTGGTGGTGGCCGACTGGACCGCCCAACGGGCCTTCGGCGACCGCCAGTTGCCGGTAGGCGTGGTGACCGCGGTGCTCGGCGGGTGCTATCTGCTGTGGCTGCTGGTCTCCGAACGCAAGGCAGGACGGATCTGA
- a CDS encoding NAD kinase, protein MTDAASLSALPEPADSRTVFLLAHTGRPAAIRSAELVVEGLLKSGLRVRVLATEAADLPLPHSVELVTEATPAALDGCELLIVLGGDGTLLRGAEFARASGVPMLGVNLGRVGFLAEAERDDLDKVVDRVVTRSYEVEERMTVDVVVHNNGDVVHRDWALNEAAVQKTEPERMLEVVLEIDGRPVTGFGCDGIVCATPTGSTAYAFSAGGPVVWPEVEALLMVPIGAHALFAKPLVTSPASVLAVEVQPHTPHGVLWCDGRRSIGLPAGARVEVRRGAVPVRLARLHHASFTDRLVAKFALPVAGWRGAPN, encoded by the coding sequence GTGACGGATGCAGCATCACTTTCAGCACTACCAGAACCAGCAGATTCACGCACAGTCTTCCTGCTCGCCCACACCGGGAGGCCCGCGGCGATCCGCAGCGCCGAGCTGGTGGTGGAGGGCCTGCTGAAGTCCGGGCTGCGGGTCCGGGTCCTCGCGACGGAGGCAGCGGATCTGCCGCTGCCGCACTCGGTCGAACTCGTCACCGAGGCCACACCCGCGGCACTGGACGGCTGCGAGCTCCTGATCGTCCTCGGCGGTGACGGCACCCTGCTGCGCGGGGCCGAGTTCGCGCGCGCCTCGGGTGTGCCGATGCTCGGCGTCAACCTCGGCCGGGTCGGATTCCTCGCCGAGGCCGAGCGCGACGACCTCGACAAGGTCGTGGACCGGGTGGTCACCCGGTCGTACGAGGTCGAGGAGCGGATGACCGTCGACGTCGTCGTGCACAACAACGGTGACGTGGTGCACCGGGACTGGGCACTCAACGAGGCCGCCGTCCAGAAGACGGAACCCGAGCGGATGCTGGAGGTCGTCCTGGAGATCGACGGGCGGCCGGTGACCGGCTTCGGCTGCGACGGCATCGTCTGCGCCACCCCGACCGGTTCGACGGCGTACGCCTTCTCGGCGGGCGGGCCCGTCGTGTGGCCCGAGGTGGAGGCGCTGCTGATGGTGCCCATCGGGGCGCACGCGCTGTTCGCCAAGCCGCTGGTGACCTCCCCGGCCTCGGTCCTGGCGGTCGAGGTGCAGCCGCACACCCCGCACGGTGTCCTGTGGTGCGACGGACGCCGTTCGATCGGACTGCCGGCCGGTGCCCGGGTGGAGGTACGGCGGGGAGCGGTACCCGTACGGCTGGCACGGCTGCACCACGCCTCGTTCACGGACCGGCTGGTGGCCAAGTTCGCCCTGCCGGTGGCGGGCTGGCGCGGGGCGCCGAACTAG